TAATAAATCATGAAAAAGGTCTTAGCATCAGCATTCATTTTCACTTTTATTTTCGGCAGTGCCCAGATTTCTGAATTTCAAAGGGCAGATTCACGCTATGAAAGAAAGAAAACGGCTCTGTATAATAAATATCCTAAGCCTAATGATTTAAGAACGAAGAAAGAATGGCTTTTGACGGAAGATAAAATAGCTGCGTACAAAGATGCTTTGGATAAGGCTTCTCTTGAAGATCAGAAAATGATCGCTGCAGATCCTCCCACAAAAGCAAAAATCACCAAAGAAGCTGAATACGATAAAGGCAAAGCAGCCTTTCAAAAATTATTATATGAAGCTGTGGATCTTGATTTTTTAAATTTTTCTTCGGAAACCTACAAAGCAACAATAACTTTTGTAGTTGATTCAAAGGGAAATGTTCTGGACCCTAATGTAAAAGGAAATAATGAAGATGTAAATGCATTTATTGAAGCTGCTTTTTACAGGATTAAAGATAAAGGCAAATGGAAACCTGCAGAAGACAAAGGAAAACCGGTCTCTTCCAATGTTTCTGTTCCTTTAACATTAACTTTTAAAAAATAATACATAGAACCCGCTACGATGGTAGTGGGTTTTTCTTTTTTATATTTAAAAACATTACTAAAATTCATTATGTTATTGACACTAATTTAACACTATCCTTTTGTAAACCTTAAAAAATTCACCTAATTTAGAGAAAACTTAAAATCACTGTATATGAAAATGAAATCTAGCCACTTCAAAATCAACAGAAAATTTTACTTTTCTCTTCTTTTATCTTTTTTCTGTTTCTTTCTTTTAACGTCTTGTTCTCAGGATGATCTCGCGGATGCACCTGTTGAAAAACCTGCAGAGTCTGTTCAGATGAAGACTTTGGGAAATCTGACCTTACAGAAGAATGTTATTATTCTGAATGATGAATCGGTAAATGCAATTTCCACTCATAATGACGGAGAAATTACATTTAGCCGAACAACTCCGCAAACAGACAGTATTTCGGTAGGAACTGTTATTGTAGGAACTAAGATAGAAGGTGATCAGGTGAATACCATTCTTTCAAAAGTAAGTTCTGTTTCTACATTGAATAACCAGTTTAAAGTACAGACTTCCAGTGCAAAACTTGAAGAATTTATCTATAGCGGAACATTGAGCGGGGTTTATGACCCATCAGGTAAAGCACCTGTTAATATTGACGGAAGAATGGTAAACTATGTTCCTGTAGAAGGTATGATTTCTGAGCAAATCAATCAAAAAATACTTTCTATTGAAGCAAAAAACATTCAAAACCAGAAAATAATTGCTTTCAACCGTTTTGATTTTAATAAAACCTTTTCATTCCCTCTATCTTCAGCGGGTACATCCAGTGTAAATGTAAACGGTGGATTTACTCCAAAAATTGATTACAATATTACTTTCTCATGGGGGCATTTGTCCAATTTTTATGTTAACCTCATCATGGATGATATTAAACTTCAGAGCACAGCAAGTATTGTAGGAAGTCTTGGCTATACGGCAAGTACTACAGACTACCTGAATATTCCTATTGTTCCTATCGTTTTAGGACCTACCGGACTGATCTTAAGCCCTACTCTTTCTGCCGGACCATTTCTGGGAGTACAGGCAACAGGAAAAGTACAGGGACAACTTTTGGATCTTGAAGGAAATGCTAACTTTTTGGTAAGCAAAACTCCAGCGATTAACATAAATCTTCAAAAGAAATCAGATCCCGCCATCACAGGAGCAGAAGGAAACTTATCTGCTGAAGCAGGTTTAGAAGCTAAGGGAGCAGTAGGGCTGATGTTTATTTCTATTCCTATTGCCAATTCCGGATTAAGAGGAAGAGCTTCTGCTCTTTCATCTTTAGGGTTAACATTCATACCTGAAAGAAAAGGTGTGATCTCTGTAAAAGGCAAAATTCAGGCTGATATGTTCTATGGTTTTGGAATAGCTCCTCTCAGATATGAAGGAACGATTCCTCTTTTCAAAAAAGAATATATGCTGTATCAAAAGGATTTCAGTTTCTAAGACAAAACGTTTAACTATCATAAGAAAGCCGCTCTTGTAGTGGCTTTCTTCGTATAATGCATCTGCATGCAATTCATTTACAATCCATTAAGACAATTTTATTATATTTACAAGGATGTACAATTTTAAACAATAACATTTAACACCAAATTAATCATGAAAACAATGAAAAAACTTTTGAGAAAGGACTTATCTGTAATTCTGGGCAGCGGAATAGACGGCTGCCATATGGGAGGCAACTCTTACAATTGTCAGGACGACTGCCAATGTGCCTGGGGATATGCATGTGAAATGTATGAAGACGGAAATCCGGGACAATGCATCGCTGTAGGAGGAGGTGGAAACCCTGGCGGAGGCGGTGGTGGATGCAACCCTCCATCTATTTGTGAAGAACAACCGTATTAGTAATAGCAAACCGGGAGTAGTGATACTTCCGGTTTTTTATTTTTCATCCTAAAACAGAGTCTTGTCAAAGTATCTTTGCCGTTCATCAAATAAAATTTCACTCCCCACTTCATAGTTGTTGTTTTGCATCAGATTTTTAACACAATTAATTATGAAGCAGCAATTTTTCGCTCTAAGTACATTGTTATTATGTATTTTTTGCGGTATAGAAACGAAAGCACAACAAGCTCCGGCTTTTCACATTGGGGTCAAGGGAGGGGCAAACTTTACAAAAACCTCAACGGAATCTTCTTTGGAAGGGAAATATGGACTCGGCTATCAGGCAGGAGTAATGACAAGAGTAGATCTCGGAAAGTTATATGTACAGGGAGAAGCTCTGTTCAACAAAAGAAAGACATCATACACATCTCAAGACGGGAACTCTTCAAAACTTTCCTGGAACGCTATTGATATTCCTGTAGTAGTAGGATATAAACTGATTAAAGCAGATGATTTTAATGTAAGAGTATTTGCCGGAGGTGTTTACAGCTACGCCTTTAACAATAAAGTATCTACTTCTCAGGCTTTTCAGGAGGGATTTAAAAATTTTGACAAATCCAATATTGGCATTACGGGAGGTGTTGGAGTAGATTATAAGAACTTCACGGTAGATCTTAGGTATGAAACCGGTCTTTCAAGCATCAGTAAAGACTTTAAGTCCAAACCCCACAGTTTTTCCCTCGGAATAGGTTATTTCCTGTTCTAAAAAACTTAAATTATCTTTACCTGTTAGAAACTGTTTCCCTGCAGTTTCTAATTTTTTTATCAACCTATTTCCATTTCCATGACAAAATCTTTTGTTTTAAAAGAATATATATTCACTTTTATTTTCTGGCTTGTTCTCGCTATTGTATTGTGGTTTAATTTCCAAAGTACAACAGAAAAATATCTTGCAATGACTCAGGCTGCGATTATTGCAGTCTTCTCATTTATATTGACTCATTTTTTAACCAATAGATTTTTACCGAAAGCACTTCTGGAAAAGAAAATGAAATTGTTTCTGGTACAGGCGGTACTTGTTATTTTCCTGCTCAGTCTGGTATTCTCTTTTGTCTTCACTTATCTTGAAGTTGCACCCAAAGATCAGCTTCCAAAGAATTTTTCAGACCAACTTCCTTTTTTGTGGAAAGGCTTTTACATGTCTTTACCAGCTTCTTTTCTGATCAATGGAGCAGCATGCGGTATAAAATTTTATAAAGAACACGGAAGAATAGAACGTGATCATATTCTTCTCCAGCAAGCGCATCTGGAAAACCAGCTTAAACTTTTACAGGATCAGATCAACCCTCATGTTGTATTCAATATTCTGAATCATATTCACATTCTGATGAAAACGGATACACAGCTTGCGGACTTTTTACTGATGAAGTTTTCGGATATTCTCCGGTATCAGCTGTATCATTGCAATCAGCCACTGGTACCTTTGGATAAAGATATTGAATACCTTCAGAATCTTGTTGAGGTAGAAAAATTGAGATGGGGAAATGAACTGGATGTAAAAGCTTCATGGGAAATTGATAACAGGAAAGCTTTTATTGCTCCGTTACTGCTGGTTCCTTTTATAGAAAATGCCTTTAAGTATGTCTGCAGGCTTCCCGGACATAAAGGGTATATAAAAATCTCCTGTAAAGAAAAAAGCAATAACCTCTATTTTTATGTTGAAAATTCCTATTCTGATATGGCAACCTATAAAAAGAAAGACGGAGCGGGCGGAATTGGCCTTCAAAATGTAAAAAAACGTTTAAAACTGCAATATCCTGACTCTCACGATCTAAAAATTGAATCAGATCATCATACCTTCAAAATAACTTTAATTTTAACTTTATCTGACTATCATGAGCTCTAATATTCCTAAAATGAAATGCCTGATTATAGATGATGAACCTCTGGCCAGATTTCATCTTAAAGAACTGGCCGGTCAAATTGACTTTTTATCTGTTGAAGGTACATGCGCTACAGCACTGGAAGCAGATGCCAAAGTAAAAGAGAGCGAAATAGATCTACTTTTCCTTGATATCAATATGCCTTATCTTACCGGTCTGGAGTTTCTGGAACAGCTGGAAAATCCTCCTTTGTGTATTCTTACCACGGCTTATTCTGAATATGCTCTGGAGGGATTTCGTTTGCAGGTTGTAGATTATCTTTTAAAACCCATTGCTTTTAACCGTTTTTATCAGGCAGTGAATAAGGCACAGCAACAGTTTATCATCAGTGAAAAATTGAAAAAGAATACTTCTCTGGATGATCCTTTTTTGTATGTGAGGCAGTCTGACTCATTTATTAAGGTTTCCTGGGTAGATATTTTGTACATTGAAAGTATGCAGAATTACACCAAGCTTCATTTTAAGGATAAATCTCTGATTATTCATCAGACGATGAAAGCCATTGAGGAATCTCTTCCTTCAGATCATTTTTTCAGGATTCACAAATCTTACCTCATCAATATTACCCATATTGATATGATCTCGGGAGGACGGCTTTTCATTAATAAAATTGAGCTTCCGATTTCCCGTACCCGAAAAGAAGAATTGCTTAATCAGGTGGTGTATAAAAAATTAATAAGTAAGTAGCTGGAAGAAATAAGCCGGAAGCTGGGAGTTATAAAGTACAATGAATAATTAACTCATTGTATTCAATATTGTATGTTCTCAGCCTCCAGTTTATTTTTTCTTATGGCAGATTCCAGCGTAGCGATACTGCAGCGTAGAATGTACTTGCAAATCTTGGATCCGCTACTTTTTTGTCTCTGAAAATATTTTTGATCTTACGGTCATTTTCGTTGAAACTTCTCAGTATTGCCGTTCCACCTGTGAGACGCAACGTAAGTCTGTCATTGATTTTCAATTCTGGTCTGAGGCCCGCAGTGATCTGCTGGTAGCCCAACAGCATAGATTTTCCGCCTACATTTCTCTCTACCGTCATCCCGTTGAGATCTACAACAGCTTTTAAAGCAAATTTATCTGAAAACAGATAACCGGCTTCCATCCCTTGCGGGAAATTGATGTTGAACTTAATTTTTCCATTGGTCTTCCAGTCAAAATAAATCCATGGTAAAATCATAGGAACTCCAAAGGCAGTGGTAAGAACAGGCCCTCCACCCAATGAAAGATTAGGATTAAAATGTCTGATAAATAAAAGTCCTCCCTGTCCCAGCACATCATCAAAACTGACTCTTTCAAGGTCTGTATACACTCCCACCGATGCTGTCATCATCATACTCCACTTTTTACCTAAAGGTCTTAAATGCTGTATCCCGACCTGCGCATTCAGCATCTGATCCGGAAATAACTGGGTTTCGTAATTTTTGTGTGCCATCTTTGCGTAAGATCCGCTCAACAGCATAGACCACGACCTTACTTTCCCGTCGGTATCTTTTTTTACAGATAACGGAATACTGAGGTTAAGATCTATTCTTTTAAAATCACTTTTGGAATTCGTCTTTGTACTGTCTTCAGGGCGGATATAGTTTGAGCCCGGAATATATTCTGTTTTCAGTTCTGCAGAGATTCCGGATTGTGCACTTACCCAATAACCTAATGGCAATAAACAGCATAAAACCGTCGAAAGGGTTCTTTTCATATTTTAAATTTTATGCAAAGAGAGCCCTTTGGTTATTTTTTACAAAAATTACTTGATTAAGTGTCTGGATTGTATGACAACAGGATCAAATAAGAGGATGAGTTTCCGGATTAGAACTGGTATTTAAATTTTCTCTTTTTTGAGCTTTAAAAATGTGATATCCGAACCACACAGC
This genomic window from Chryseobacterium viscerum contains:
- a CDS encoding energy transducer TonB → MKKVLASAFIFTFIFGSAQISEFQRADSRYERKKTALYNKYPKPNDLRTKKEWLLTEDKIAAYKDALDKASLEDQKMIAADPPTKAKITKEAEYDKGKAAFQKLLYEAVDLDFLNFSSETYKATITFVVDSKGNVLDPNVKGNNEDVNAFIEAAFYRIKDKGKWKPAEDKGKPVSSNVSVPLTLTFKK
- a CDS encoding porin family protein; translation: MKQQFFALSTLLLCIFCGIETKAQQAPAFHIGVKGGANFTKTSTESSLEGKYGLGYQAGVMTRVDLGKLYVQGEALFNKRKTSYTSQDGNSSKLSWNAIDIPVVVGYKLIKADDFNVRVFAGGVYSYAFNNKVSTSQAFQEGFKNFDKSNIGITGGVGVDYKNFTVDLRYETGLSSISKDFKSKPHSFSLGIGYFLF
- a CDS encoding sensor histidine kinase; the encoded protein is MTKSFVLKEYIFTFIFWLVLAIVLWFNFQSTTEKYLAMTQAAIIAVFSFILTHFLTNRFLPKALLEKKMKLFLVQAVLVIFLLSLVFSFVFTYLEVAPKDQLPKNFSDQLPFLWKGFYMSLPASFLINGAACGIKFYKEHGRIERDHILLQQAHLENQLKLLQDQINPHVVFNILNHIHILMKTDTQLADFLLMKFSDILRYQLYHCNQPLVPLDKDIEYLQNLVEVEKLRWGNELDVKASWEIDNRKAFIAPLLLVPFIENAFKYVCRLPGHKGYIKISCKEKSNNLYFYVENSYSDMATYKKKDGAGGIGLQNVKKRLKLQYPDSHDLKIESDHHTFKITLILTLSDYHEL
- a CDS encoding LytR/AlgR family response regulator transcription factor; amino-acid sequence: MSSNIPKMKCLIIDDEPLARFHLKELAGQIDFLSVEGTCATALEADAKVKESEIDLLFLDINMPYLTGLEFLEQLENPPLCILTTAYSEYALEGFRLQVVDYLLKPIAFNRFYQAVNKAQQQFIISEKLKKNTSLDDPFLYVRQSDSFIKVSWVDILYIESMQNYTKLHFKDKSLIIHQTMKAIEESLPSDHFFRIHKSYLINITHIDMISGGRLFINKIELPISRTRKEELLNQVVYKKLISK
- a CDS encoding DUF6268 family outer membrane beta-barrel protein encodes the protein MKRTLSTVLCCLLPLGYWVSAQSGISAELKTEYIPGSNYIRPEDSTKTNSKSDFKRIDLNLSIPLSVKKDTDGKVRSWSMLLSGSYAKMAHKNYETQLFPDQMLNAQVGIQHLRPLGKKWSMMMTASVGVYTDLERVSFDDVLGQGGLLFIRHFNPNLSLGGGPVLTTAFGVPMILPWIYFDWKTNGKIKFNINFPQGMEAGYLFSDKFALKAVVDLNGMTVERNVGGKSMLLGYQQITAGLRPELKINDRLTLRLTGGTAILRSFNENDRKIKNIFRDKKVADPRFASTFYAAVSLRWNLP